From the Bacillus horti genome, the window AACATACAGGAGAGCTTTCCATCTGCCACATAAAACTGAAAGGAATAATGACAAGGCGGAAGAGCCATGTTCTCAAGCTCTCCAACATTCCAAGCGTTAACTAGAAGCCTTCTTGAATCAGGGTTATTTTTAATTTGTTCAATAACCCCAGTGATTTGGTCAATGCTTTCACCAGAACGTGTTGGCCAAGCTCTCCATTGAGCACCATAAACTGGACCTAAATCTCCATTTTCATCGGCCCACTCATCCCAAATTCTAACGTTATTGTCCTTTAAGTATTTAATATTTGTATCCCCACTTAGGAACCATAGTAATTCATGGATAATAGATCTTAAATGAAGCTTTTTTGTTGTAATAAGAGGAAAACCATCCTGTAAATTAAATCTCATCTGTCTAGCAAAA encodes:
- the thyA gene encoding thymidylate synthase produces the protein MQQYLNLMKEVLEQGVVKEDRTGVGTISIFARQMRFNLQDGFPLITTKKLHLRSIIHELLWFLSGDTNIKYLKDNNVRIWDEWADENGDLGPVYGAQWRAWPTRSGESIDQITGVIEQIKNNPDSRRLLVNAWNVGELENMALPPCHYSFQFYVADGKLSCMLNQRSCDVFLGIPFNIASYSLLTHMVAQQCDLEPGEFIWSGGDVHLYSNHIEQAKLQLTREPFPSPALKLKRKPDSIFDYVYEDFEIVGYEAHPTIKAEIAV